In Chlorocebus sabaeus isolate Y175 chromosome 5, mChlSab1.0.hap1, whole genome shotgun sequence, one genomic interval encodes:
- the CD2BP2 gene encoding CD2 antigen cytoplasmic tail-binding protein 2, producing the protein MPKRKVTFQGVGDEEDEDEISVPKKKLVDPVAGSGGPGSRFKGKHSLDSDEEDDDDGGSSKYDILASEDVEGQEAATLPSEGGVRITPFNLQEEMEEGHFDADGNYFLNRDAQIRDSWLDNIDWVKIRERPPGQHQASDSEEEDSLGQTPMSAQALLEGLLELLLPRETVAGALRRLGARGGGKGSSKGPGRPSSPQRLDRLSGLADQMVARGNLGVYQETRERLAMRLKGLGCQTLGPHNPTPPPSLDMFAEEVAEEELETPTPTPRGEAESPGDGLVDVMWEYKWENTGDAELYGPFTSAQMQTWVSEGYFPDGVYCRKLDPPGGQFYNSKRIDFDLYT; encoded by the exons ATGCCAAAGAGGAAAGTGACCTTCCAAGGCGTGGGAGATGAGGAAGATGAGGATGAAATCAGTGTCCCCAAGAAGAAG CTGGTGGACCCTGTGGCTGGGTCAGGGGGTCCTGGGAGCCGCTTCAAAGGCAAACACTCTTTGGATAGCGATgaggaggatgatgatgatgggggGTCCAGCAAATACGACATCCTGGCCTCAGAGGATGTAGAAG GTCAGGAGGCAGCCACACTCCCCAGCGAGGGGGGTGTTCGGATCACACCCTTTAACCTGCaggaggagatggaggaaggaCACTTTGATGCTGATGGCAACTACTTCCTGAACCGGGATGCTCAGATCCGAGACAGCTGGCTGGATAACATTGACTGG GTGAAGATCCGGGAGCGGCCACCTGGCCAGCACCAGGCCTCAGACTCGGAGGAGGAAGACAGCTTGGGCCAGACCCCAATGAGTGCCCAAGCCCTCTTGGAGGGACTTTTGGAGCTCCTGTTGCCTAGAGAGACAGTGGCTGGGGCACTGAGGCGTCTGGGGGCCCGAGGAGGAGGCAAAGGGAGCAGCAAGGGGCCTGGGCGTCCCAGTTCCCCTCAGCGCCTGGACCGGCTCTCTGGGTTGGCCGACCAGATGGTGGCCCGGGGCAACCTTGGCGTGTACCAGGAAACAAGGGAACGGTTGGCTATGCGGCTAAAGGGTTTGGGGTGTCAGACCCTGGGACCCCACAATCCCACACCCCCACCCTCCCTGGACATGTTTGCTGAGGAAGTGGCAGAGGAGGAACTGGAGACCCCAACGCCTACCCCGAGAGGAG AAGCAGAGTCGCCAGGAGATGGTCTGGTGGATGTGATGTGGGAATATAAGTGGGAGAACACGGGGGATGCCGAGCTGTATGGGCCCTTCACTAGTGCCCAGATGCAG ACCTGGGTGAGTGAAGGCTACTTCCCGGATGGTGTTTATTGCCGGAAGCTGGACCCCCCTGGTGGTCAGTTCTACAATTCCAAACGCATTGACTTTGACCTCTACACCTGA